A single Triticum dicoccoides isolate Atlit2015 ecotype Zavitan chromosome 2A, WEW_v2.0, whole genome shotgun sequence DNA region contains:
- the LOC119355904 gene encoding kinesin-like protein KIN-7F isoform X1 — MVADGVGKGRQRVSSEMGAIGGDEMAQWDNADGGEVVNGAAGKLEKILVSVRLRPLSDKEVARGDPSEWECISDTTVIARSAFPDRPTAPTAYSFDRVFRSDCDTKEVYEQGAKEVALSVVSGINSSIFAYGQTSSGKTHTMTGITECTVSDIYDYIGRHEERAFVLKFSAIEIYNEVVRDLLSSENTSLRLWDDAEKGTYVENLKEVILRDWNHLKELISVCEAQRRTGETYLNENSSRSHQILKLTIESSAREFLGKDKSTTLAASVNFVDLAGSERASQALSAGARLKEGCHINRSLLTLGTVIRKLSKVRNGHIPYRDSKLTRILQPSLGGNARTAIICTMSPARSYMEQSRNTLLFASCAKEVVTNAQVNVVMSDKALVKHLQRELARLESELRCPATYSSLESLVREKDNHIRKMEKEIKELKAQRDLAQSRLQDLLQVVGDNHVSKRPLASGRNFTFDVPQPCEDQISTTESSEVVDNVQNFRFQGRHAAQREVGSQQSENNVQFATPLSYSVSSPPFSGMPPTTSRDDVSQISNEDSDDVCKEVRCIETNETEGKNGLDSSAIGSNILQDSNVGASTHGNDDVSTVTLEQHLETVRKPFANLVEDLGSSTRNPSSSRGIVRSRSCRSLMGSTLFEDLEKDDCTPPSRRFMDFPGRPEGGQRRGSALNFDAESETLSRAGSMLSEITTTRGGPKANGSVAGDTEFTGIGEFVAELKEMAQYQKQLGGQYVNGEIAEGTVRSVGLDPIMDALQSPSRWPLEFERKQQEIIDLWHACYASLVHRTYFFLLFKGDPADSIYMEVEIRRLSFLKDTYANGGMESKVVAGSLNTSLVSSARKLQREREMLCRQMQKRLSIEERESMYTKWGVSLSSKRRRLQVARRLWTETKNLEHVRESASLVARLIGLLEPGKALREMFGLSFAPQQFSRRSHNSWRYGRSSLD, encoded by the exons ATGGTTGCAGATGGTGTAGGGAAGGGGAGACAGAGAGTGAGTAGTGAGATGGGGGCGATTGGGGGCGACGAGATGGCGCAGTGGGATAATGCGGACGGAGGCGAGGTGGTCAATGGCGCCGCCGGGAAGCTGGAGAAGATACTGGTTTCGGTGAGGCTCAGGCCGCTCAGCGACAAGGAGGTTGCGCGCGGGGATCCGTCCGAGTGGGAGTGCATCAGCGACACCACCGTCATCGCCCGGAGCGCCTTCCCCGACCGGCCAACGGCTCCGACTGCCTACTCCTTTG ACAGGGTATTCCGTTCTGACTGCGATACCAAAGAAGTGTACGAGCAAGGGGCCAAGGAGGTTGCCCTCTCTGTAGTTAGTGGCATCAACT CTAGTATCTTTGCATATGGTCAAACAAGTAGTGGGAAGACACACACCATGACCGGAATAACGGAATGTACAGTATCAGATATTTATGATTACATTGGCCGG CACGAGGAGAGAGCATTCGTGTTGAAATTCTCAGCGATCGAAATATATAACGAAGTTGTAAGGGATCTTCTTAGTTCAGAAAACACTTCTCTTAGACTTTGGGATGACGCAGAG AAGGGGACTTATGTAGAGAACCTTAAAGAGGTGATATTGAGGGACTGGAACCATCTCAAGGAACTTATTTCTGTGTGTGAAG CTCAAAGGAGAACCGGAGAGACATACTTAAACGAAAACAGCTCCAGATCGCATCAAATCCTTAAATTG ACTATCGAAAGTTCTGCTCGTGAATTCTTGGGTAAGGACAAGTCAACGACACTTGCGGCTAGTGTG AACTTTGTTGATTTGGCAGGAAGTGAACGTGCATCTCAGGCACTGTCAGCTGGTGCTAGGCTGAAGGAAGGTTGTCATATTAATAGAAGTTTACTTACCCTGGGAACTGTCATTCGTAAACTAAG CAAGGTAAGAAATGGACACATACCATATCGGGATTCAAAGCTCACACGCATATTACAACCTTCTCTTGGAGGTAATGCAAGGACTGCAATCATTTGCACAATGAGCCCAGCCCGAAGCTACATGGAGCAATCAAGAAATACCCTGCTATTTGCAAGTTGTGCAAAGGAAGTAGTTACAAATGCACAGGTTAATGTAGTCATGTCTGATAAAGCCCTAGTTAAGCATTTACAAAGGGAACTTGCTAGGTTGGAGAGTGAACTGCGATGTCCAGCTACCTATTCCAGTCTAGAATCATTGGTGAGGGAAAAAGATAACCACATCCGGAAG ATGGAGAAAGAAATTAAGGAATTGAAGGCACAGCGTGATCTGGCTCAATCTAGGCTGCAGGATCTGCTCCAGGTTGTTGGAGATAACCATGTTTCAAAGCGCCCCCTG GCTTCTGGAAGGAACTTTACCTTCGATGTGCCCCAGCCATGTGAAGATCAGATATCAACAACCGAATCATCAGAAGTAGTTGACAATGTCCAAAATTTCAGGTTCCAAGGACGCCATGCAGCACAGAGGGAAGTTGGGTCTCAACAGTCTGAAAATAATGTGCAGTTTGCTACCCCATTGAGTTATTCAGTCAGCAGTCCTCCATTCAGTGGGATGCCCCCAACCACTAGCAGAGATGACGTTTCTCAGATATCAAATGAGGATTCAGATGATGTTTGCAAAGAAGTACGGTGCATAGAGACCAATGAAACAGAAGGAAAAAATGGTCTGGACTCGTCAGCTATCGGGAGCAATATCTTGCAAGATTCGAATGTGGGTGCTAGTACACATGGAAACGATGATGTATCTACTGTTACCCTGGAGCAACATCTAGAGACTGTCAGAAAACCTTTTGCCAATCTTGTCGAAGATCTAGGGTCTTCAACACGAAACCCATCTAGCTCTAGAGGAATTGTGAGAAGCAGGAGCTGTAGGTCTCTGATGGGCTCTACTCTGTTTGAAGACCTGGAGAAGGATGACTGCACACCACCGAGCAGAAGATTCATGGACTTCCCCGGGAGACCTGAAGGGGGTCAAAGAAGGGGCTCTGCGCTGAACTTTGATGCAGAGAGTGAAACTTTGTCACGGGCAGGGTCAATGCTTTCTGAAATTACTACTACGAGGGGTGGACCCAAGGCAAATGGTTCTGTGGCAGGTGACACAGAATTTACCGGCATAGGTGAATTTGTTGCTGAACTGAAAGAAATGGCTCAGTATCAGAAGCAACTCGGTGGTCAG TATGTTAACGGAGAAATAGCAGAAGGAACCGTCAGGAGCGTTGGATTAGATCCAATCATGGATGCCTTGCAATCACCTTCGCGATGGCCACTGGAATTTGAGAGAAAACAGCAAGAGATCATTGACCTTTGGCATGCATGCTATGCTTCATTGGTTCACAGAACCTACTTTTTCTTGTTGTTTAAAGGAGATCCAGCCGACTCCATTTACATGGAAGTGGAGATAAGGAGGCTATCTTTCCTTAAAGATACCTATGCCAATGGTGGTATGGAAAGCAAAGTCGTGGCTGGTAGCCTGAACACTTCTCTGGTTTCAAG TGCCAGGAAGTTGCAACGTGAGAGGGAGATGCTCTGCAGGCAAATGCAGAAGCGGCTCTCGATTGAGGAAAGAGAGAGCATGTACACCAAATGGGGAGTTTCGCTGTCCTCCAAGAGGAGAAGGCTTCAGGTGGCACGTCGCCTTTGGACCGAAACCAAAAACCTCGAGCATGTCAGGGAGAGCGCTTCCCTTGTCGCCCGATTGATCGGCCTCCTAGAGCCAGGAAAGGCACTGAGGGAGATGTTTGGGCTAAGCTTTGCGCCACAGCAGTTCAGCCGACGATCCCACAATAGCTGGAGATATGGCCGTTCTTCTCTGGACTGA
- the LOC119355904 gene encoding kinesin-like protein KIN-7F isoform X2: MGAIGGDEMAQWDNADGGEVVNGAAGKLEKILVSVRLRPLSDKEVARGDPSEWECISDTTVIARSAFPDRPTAPTAYSFDRVFRSDCDTKEVYEQGAKEVALSVVSGINSSIFAYGQTSSGKTHTMTGITECTVSDIYDYIGRHEERAFVLKFSAIEIYNEVVRDLLSSENTSLRLWDDAEKGTYVENLKEVILRDWNHLKELISVCEAQRRTGETYLNENSSRSHQILKLTIESSAREFLGKDKSTTLAASVNFVDLAGSERASQALSAGARLKEGCHINRSLLTLGTVIRKLSKVRNGHIPYRDSKLTRILQPSLGGNARTAIICTMSPARSYMEQSRNTLLFASCAKEVVTNAQVNVVMSDKALVKHLQRELARLESELRCPATYSSLESLVREKDNHIRKMEKEIKELKAQRDLAQSRLQDLLQVVGDNHVSKRPLASGRNFTFDVPQPCEDQISTTESSEVVDNVQNFRFQGRHAAQREVGSQQSENNVQFATPLSYSVSSPPFSGMPPTTSRDDVSQISNEDSDDVCKEVRCIETNETEGKNGLDSSAIGSNILQDSNVGASTHGNDDVSTVTLEQHLETVRKPFANLVEDLGSSTRNPSSSRGIVRSRSCRSLMGSTLFEDLEKDDCTPPSRRFMDFPGRPEGGQRRGSALNFDAESETLSRAGSMLSEITTTRGGPKANGSVAGDTEFTGIGEFVAELKEMAQYQKQLGGQYVNGEIAEGTVRSVGLDPIMDALQSPSRWPLEFERKQQEIIDLWHACYASLVHRTYFFLLFKGDPADSIYMEVEIRRLSFLKDTYANGGMESKVVAGSLNTSLVSSARKLQREREMLCRQMQKRLSIEERESMYTKWGVSLSSKRRRLQVARRLWTETKNLEHVRESASLVARLIGLLEPGKALREMFGLSFAPQQFSRRSHNSWRYGRSSLD; the protein is encoded by the exons ATGGGGGCGATTGGGGGCGACGAGATGGCGCAGTGGGATAATGCGGACGGAGGCGAGGTGGTCAATGGCGCCGCCGGGAAGCTGGAGAAGATACTGGTTTCGGTGAGGCTCAGGCCGCTCAGCGACAAGGAGGTTGCGCGCGGGGATCCGTCCGAGTGGGAGTGCATCAGCGACACCACCGTCATCGCCCGGAGCGCCTTCCCCGACCGGCCAACGGCTCCGACTGCCTACTCCTTTG ACAGGGTATTCCGTTCTGACTGCGATACCAAAGAAGTGTACGAGCAAGGGGCCAAGGAGGTTGCCCTCTCTGTAGTTAGTGGCATCAACT CTAGTATCTTTGCATATGGTCAAACAAGTAGTGGGAAGACACACACCATGACCGGAATAACGGAATGTACAGTATCAGATATTTATGATTACATTGGCCGG CACGAGGAGAGAGCATTCGTGTTGAAATTCTCAGCGATCGAAATATATAACGAAGTTGTAAGGGATCTTCTTAGTTCAGAAAACACTTCTCTTAGACTTTGGGATGACGCAGAG AAGGGGACTTATGTAGAGAACCTTAAAGAGGTGATATTGAGGGACTGGAACCATCTCAAGGAACTTATTTCTGTGTGTGAAG CTCAAAGGAGAACCGGAGAGACATACTTAAACGAAAACAGCTCCAGATCGCATCAAATCCTTAAATTG ACTATCGAAAGTTCTGCTCGTGAATTCTTGGGTAAGGACAAGTCAACGACACTTGCGGCTAGTGTG AACTTTGTTGATTTGGCAGGAAGTGAACGTGCATCTCAGGCACTGTCAGCTGGTGCTAGGCTGAAGGAAGGTTGTCATATTAATAGAAGTTTACTTACCCTGGGAACTGTCATTCGTAAACTAAG CAAGGTAAGAAATGGACACATACCATATCGGGATTCAAAGCTCACACGCATATTACAACCTTCTCTTGGAGGTAATGCAAGGACTGCAATCATTTGCACAATGAGCCCAGCCCGAAGCTACATGGAGCAATCAAGAAATACCCTGCTATTTGCAAGTTGTGCAAAGGAAGTAGTTACAAATGCACAGGTTAATGTAGTCATGTCTGATAAAGCCCTAGTTAAGCATTTACAAAGGGAACTTGCTAGGTTGGAGAGTGAACTGCGATGTCCAGCTACCTATTCCAGTCTAGAATCATTGGTGAGGGAAAAAGATAACCACATCCGGAAG ATGGAGAAAGAAATTAAGGAATTGAAGGCACAGCGTGATCTGGCTCAATCTAGGCTGCAGGATCTGCTCCAGGTTGTTGGAGATAACCATGTTTCAAAGCGCCCCCTG GCTTCTGGAAGGAACTTTACCTTCGATGTGCCCCAGCCATGTGAAGATCAGATATCAACAACCGAATCATCAGAAGTAGTTGACAATGTCCAAAATTTCAGGTTCCAAGGACGCCATGCAGCACAGAGGGAAGTTGGGTCTCAACAGTCTGAAAATAATGTGCAGTTTGCTACCCCATTGAGTTATTCAGTCAGCAGTCCTCCATTCAGTGGGATGCCCCCAACCACTAGCAGAGATGACGTTTCTCAGATATCAAATGAGGATTCAGATGATGTTTGCAAAGAAGTACGGTGCATAGAGACCAATGAAACAGAAGGAAAAAATGGTCTGGACTCGTCAGCTATCGGGAGCAATATCTTGCAAGATTCGAATGTGGGTGCTAGTACACATGGAAACGATGATGTATCTACTGTTACCCTGGAGCAACATCTAGAGACTGTCAGAAAACCTTTTGCCAATCTTGTCGAAGATCTAGGGTCTTCAACACGAAACCCATCTAGCTCTAGAGGAATTGTGAGAAGCAGGAGCTGTAGGTCTCTGATGGGCTCTACTCTGTTTGAAGACCTGGAGAAGGATGACTGCACACCACCGAGCAGAAGATTCATGGACTTCCCCGGGAGACCTGAAGGGGGTCAAAGAAGGGGCTCTGCGCTGAACTTTGATGCAGAGAGTGAAACTTTGTCACGGGCAGGGTCAATGCTTTCTGAAATTACTACTACGAGGGGTGGACCCAAGGCAAATGGTTCTGTGGCAGGTGACACAGAATTTACCGGCATAGGTGAATTTGTTGCTGAACTGAAAGAAATGGCTCAGTATCAGAAGCAACTCGGTGGTCAG TATGTTAACGGAGAAATAGCAGAAGGAACCGTCAGGAGCGTTGGATTAGATCCAATCATGGATGCCTTGCAATCACCTTCGCGATGGCCACTGGAATTTGAGAGAAAACAGCAAGAGATCATTGACCTTTGGCATGCATGCTATGCTTCATTGGTTCACAGAACCTACTTTTTCTTGTTGTTTAAAGGAGATCCAGCCGACTCCATTTACATGGAAGTGGAGATAAGGAGGCTATCTTTCCTTAAAGATACCTATGCCAATGGTGGTATGGAAAGCAAAGTCGTGGCTGGTAGCCTGAACACTTCTCTGGTTTCAAG TGCCAGGAAGTTGCAACGTGAGAGGGAGATGCTCTGCAGGCAAATGCAGAAGCGGCTCTCGATTGAGGAAAGAGAGAGCATGTACACCAAATGGGGAGTTTCGCTGTCCTCCAAGAGGAGAAGGCTTCAGGTGGCACGTCGCCTTTGGACCGAAACCAAAAACCTCGAGCATGTCAGGGAGAGCGCTTCCCTTGTCGCCCGATTGATCGGCCTCCTAGAGCCAGGAAAGGCACTGAGGGAGATGTTTGGGCTAAGCTTTGCGCCACAGCAGTTCAGCCGACGATCCCACAATAGCTGGAGATATGGCCGTTCTTCTCTGGACTGA